The following coding sequences lie in one Vanessa atalanta chromosome 1, ilVanAtal1.2, whole genome shotgun sequence genomic window:
- the LOC125065837 gene encoding leucine-rich repeat transmembrane neuronal protein 3, with protein sequence MLVLVCLAILTTINTCVGTLCPKQCDCDMDVGLNRATCVDQNIVSVDVGVPKEVQVYSLSRNVISELENFCFKAAGYTNLKILDLSYNLIFWIGLHAFSGLDKLTNLDLSNNRLRFIPSDLFWDTPQLEILDFSSNVFEQLNNEPFIIHTKLQVLNLNNCRIKFLPVRMFNRLPNLKQIDLSENYMVSLNLNVIRPLRKLERIKLRNEYWQCNPDFIAIETWITSHDIKYEKQCTRKVPKMSEKMISLIVEKESVDVNTVWNVTVDKNNSIAEVVTNKTKQMTTFEKFDRDFSAVQAFVIGLEVGLAIGIVFTYIWLVRFCSCKSVFCRRPQTRRQRRMQRVDGDMRTNLLWNNVTNPDLETPPLYRRQLSLPDRSPPFPAVNIAGLQVDAIRIDRSETPPPPYNECRLNI encoded by the exons atgttGGTCTTAGTTTGTCTCGCAATACTGACCACGATTAACACATGTGTTGGAACCCTTTGTCCGAAACAATGTGACTGTGACATGGACGTTGGTCTAAACAGGGCTACATGTGTGGACCAAAACATTGTAAGTGTGGATGTGGGTGTGCCCAAAGAGGTGCAAGTTTACAGTTTAAGCCGGAATGTTATAAGTGAACTGGAAAACTTTTGTTTTAAG GCGGCTGGTTAtacaaatcttaaaatattggatttgtcgtataatcttatattttggATTGGTTTACATGCATTTTCTGGCTTAGATAAGTTAACGAACTTGGATCTCAGCAATAATAGACTGAGGTTTATACCTTCTGACTTGTTTTGGGATACGCCACAACtagaaatattagatttttcatCAAACGTTTTCGAACAATTGAATAATGAACCGTTTATAATACACACGAAGTTGCAA GTTTTAAATCTCAACAATTgtcgtattaaatttttaccaGTGCGAATGTTTAACAGACTGCCTAACTTAAAACAAATAGATCTCAGCGAGAACTACATGGTCAGTTTAAATTTGAACGTGATACGACCACTAAGAAAACTAGAgagaataaaattaagaaatgaaTATTGGCAATGCAACCCAGATTTCATCGCGATTGAAACATGGATTACTTCGCACGACATCAAATACGAAAAGCAATGTACAAGAAAAGTCCCTAAAATGTCTGAAAAGATGATTTCTCTGATTGTTGAAAAAGAATCCGTCGATGTTAATACAGTTTGGAACGTAACTgtcgataaaaataattctattgcagaagttgtaacaaataaaactaaacagatGACAACTTTTGAAAAATTTGACCGAGATTTTTCAGCTGTTCAAGCCTTTGTTATCGGCCTGGAAGTAGGCCTGGCAATCGGTATAGTCTTTACTTATATTTGGTTAGTAAGATTTTGCAGTTGCAAGTCAGTGTTCTGTAGGAGGCCCCAAACACGACGACAGCGTAGGATGCAAAGAGTTGACGGGGACATGAGAACTAACTTACTTTGGAATAATGTTACGAACCCCGATTTAGAAACTCCACCACTTTATCGAAGACAATTATCATTACCGGATCGAAGTCCACCTTTTCCTGCAGTTAACATAGCTGGTTTACAGGTTGACGCAATACGTATAGATAGATCAGAAACGCCCCCTCCTCCTTACAACGAAtgtcgtttaaatatataa
- the LOC125065928 gene encoding uncharacterized protein LOC125065928 yields the protein MAEILSDSENSESAERPTRPSLAQVKAVIDFMQKHPDLAHRKLRYGMSHEKFKKLWIELSNIANSMKGAMKSTKGWIKFWSDKRRSVMLKQKHFNEGKTQDKLTPLEQKILNICFIGKPGKRSKTVKKEPCNGDNGSTDDIFSKDESDLEFQDTKRLVSTETEERHMNIMEKMVEVMDQQASAMMEMAKATLNNSKAMERIAEASHKQALAVDKLAGTFETINASAYEVRNAIISIDYTMKRCFSTTPPQHRQNTNLFS from the exons atGGCTGAAATACTCTCTGACTCCGAAAATTCTGAGAGTGCAGAACgc ccTACAAGACCTTCCTTGGCGCAAGTGAAGGCAGTGATAGATTTTATGcaaaaacaccctgacctggcTCATAGAAAGCTAAGATATGGCATGAGTCATGAAAAGTTCAAGAAACTATGGATAGAGCTTTCCAATATTGCCAATTCCATGAAAGGAGCAATGAAATCTACCAAAGGCTGGATTAAG tttTGGTCAGATAAACGGAGAAGTgttatgttaaaacaaaaacattttaacgaaGGAAAGACCCAAGACAAACTTACTCCTCTAGAGCAGAAGATATTGAATATCTGTTTTATTGGAAAACCAGGga AAAGAagtaaaacagtaaaaaaagaACCATGTAATGGTGATAATGGTTCTACAGatgatatatttagtaaagatgAAAGTGACTTAGAATTTCAAGATACAAAAAGATTAGTGTCCACTGAAACAGAAGAACGCCACATGAATATTATGGAGAAAATG GTGGAAGTTATGGATCAACAAGCATCAGCTATGATGGAAATGGCAAAGGCTACTCTTAACAATTCAAAAGCCATGGAAAGAATAGCTGAAGCATCTCATAAACAg GCGCTGGCTGTTGATAAACTAGCTGGTACATTTGAGACAATAAATGCATCAGCATATGAAGTAAGGAATGCCATTATAAGTATTGACTATACAATGAAAAGATGCTTTTCAACGACTCCACCACAACATAGACAAAATACGAATCTCTTtagttaa